The Streptomyces nitrosporeus genome includes a window with the following:
- a CDS encoding cryptochrome/photolyase family protein: protein MSTAVVLFTSDLRLHDHPPLHAALASADEVVPLFVRDDAVDRAGFGAPNRRAFLADCLRDLDEGLRRRGGRLVIRSGEVAEQVCRAVAETGADAVHMSAGVSGFAQRREERLRAALGEQGCRLVVHDAVVTAVAPGEVVPSGKGKDHFAVFTPYLRSWSRARLRTPFGAPRAVRVPPGPVSEPVPARSGVSGVSAGLAEGGEAEGRRRLAAWRRDGVDAYEERHDDLAGDATSRLSPHLHFGTLSPAEIVHRVRAAGGPGAEAFVRQVCWRDFHHQVLAARPAVSHEDYRPRGDRWRGEVAAADDIAAWKEGRTGYPLVDAAMRQLLHEGWMHNRGRLLTAGFLVKTLYVDWRVGARHFLELLVDGDVANNQLNWQWMAGTGTDTRPNRVLNPVAQARRYDPRGDYVRRWVPELRAVGGPAVHEPWKRAKDAPEAAGYPDRLIELSEGLARFRQARGLE, encoded by the coding sequence ATGAGTACGGCGGTGGTGCTGTTCACCTCCGATCTGCGGCTGCACGACCATCCGCCGCTGCACGCGGCCCTCGCCTCGGCCGACGAGGTGGTGCCGCTCTTCGTGCGTGACGACGCCGTGGACCGGGCCGGTTTCGGGGCGCCGAACCGGCGGGCGTTCCTCGCCGACTGCCTCCGCGACCTGGACGAGGGCCTGCGCCGGCGGGGCGGGCGGCTGGTGATCCGCTCCGGCGAGGTGGCCGAGCAGGTCTGCCGGGCCGTCGCGGAGACGGGCGCGGACGCGGTGCACATGTCGGCCGGGGTGAGCGGGTTCGCGCAGCGCCGTGAGGAGCGGTTGCGGGCGGCGCTCGGCGAGCAGGGGTGCCGGCTGGTGGTCCATGACGCGGTGGTCACCGCCGTCGCGCCGGGTGAGGTGGTCCCCTCGGGCAAGGGCAAGGACCATTTCGCGGTCTTCACCCCGTACCTCCGGTCCTGGTCGCGGGCGCGGCTGCGGACCCCCTTCGGTGCGCCGCGCGCCGTGCGGGTGCCTCCGGGGCCGGTGTCGGAGCCCGTGCCCGCGCGGTCCGGGGTGTCCGGGGTGTCCGCGGGGCTCGCCGAGGGCGGGGAGGCGGAGGGCCGCCGGCGGCTGGCCGCCTGGCGCCGCGACGGTGTGGACGCCTACGAGGAGCGCCACGACGACCTGGCGGGGGACGCCACCTCCCGGCTGTCACCGCATCTGCACTTCGGCACCCTCTCCCCCGCCGAGATCGTCCACCGGGTGCGCGCCGCGGGCGGCCCGGGGGCCGAGGCATTCGTACGCCAGGTGTGCTGGAGGGATTTCCACCACCAGGTGCTGGCGGCCCGCCCGGCCGTGTCCCACGAGGACTACCGGCCGCGGGGCGACCGGTGGCGCGGCGAGGTGGCGGCCGCGGACGACATCGCGGCCTGGAAGGAGGGCCGTACCGGGTATCCGCTGGTCGACGCCGCCATGCGCCAGCTGCTCCACGAAGGCTGGATGCACAACCGGGGCAGGCTGCTGACGGCCGGTTTCCTCGTCAAGACGCTGTACGTGGACTGGCGTGTCGGGGCCCGCCACTTCCTGGAGCTGCTGGTGGACGGGGATGTGGCGAACAACCAGCTCAACTGGCAGTGGATGGCGGGGACCGGCACCGACACCCGGCCCAACCGGGTCCTCAACCCGGTCGCGCAGGCCAGGCGTTACGACCCGCGGGGTGACTATGTGCGCCGCTGGGTCCCCGAGCTCCGGGCCGTCGGGGGTCCCGCCGTCCACGAGCCGTGGAAGCGGGCGAAGGACGCGCCGGAGGCGGCGGGGTATCCGGACCGTCTGATCGAACTGTCCGAGGGACTGGCCCGGTTCCGGCAGGCGCGCGGCCTGGAGTGA
- a CDS encoding DoxX family protein, producing the protein MTIERRDFGLLVLRVGTGAVLAAHGSQKLAGWFGGGGIKGTTAAMEAMGFHPPKHSALAAGLGEAGGGVLLALGLATPAAGAAAAGTMAGAVAVHAPAGFFAMGGGYEYPAFLGFTAAAIGLAGPGEYSLDHVTCNVLNRPWLVALAFAGSALAAATVVGRRAKGQARSADGAEGTEEE; encoded by the coding sequence ATGACCATCGAGCGACGCGACTTCGGACTTCTGGTGCTCAGGGTCGGCACGGGTGCCGTCCTCGCCGCCCACGGCAGCCAGAAACTGGCCGGATGGTTCGGCGGGGGAGGCATCAAGGGGACCACCGCGGCCATGGAGGCCATGGGCTTCCACCCCCCGAAGCACAGCGCACTCGCCGCCGGGCTCGGCGAGGCGGGCGGCGGTGTCCTGCTCGCCCTGGGCCTCGCCACCCCGGCGGCCGGAGCGGCCGCGGCCGGCACGATGGCCGGAGCCGTCGCCGTCCACGCCCCGGCGGGCTTCTTCGCCATGGGCGGCGGCTACGAGTACCCGGCGTTCCTCGGGTTCACCGCGGCGGCGATCGGCCTGGCGGGCCCCGGCGAGTACTCCCTCGACCACGTCACGTGCAACGTGCTCAACCGCCCCTGGCTGGTGGCCCTCGCCTTCGCGGGCAGCGCCCTGGCCGCGGCGACCGTCGTGGGCCGGCGCGCCAAGGGGCAGGCGCGGAGCGCGGACGGCGCCGAGGGCACCGAAGAGGAGTGA
- a CDS encoding NADPH-dependent 2,4-dienoyl-CoA reductase, giving the protein MSPYPALLSPLDLGFTTLPNRVLMGSMHTGLEETERGFERMAAFYAARARGGVGLMVTGGIAPGERACSFPGGAKMTTEAEAAQHAEVTAAVHAAGGRIAMQVLHFGRYAHHPDLVAPSALKAPISAFTPHALTDDEVEETIEDFVRAAELARLAGYDGVEIMGSEGYLINEFIVSATNHRTDRWGGSYGNRIRFPVEIVRRVRERVGSDFILIYRLSMLDLVPGGSTLEEVVHLAREVEAAGATIINTGIGWHEARIPTIATSVPRGAFSWVTEKVRGAVSVPLVTSNRINTPEVAEEILASGRADMVSMARPFLADPDFVAKAAEGRADAINTCIGCNQACLDHVFSLKITSCLVNPRACHETELVVSPARTRKRVAVVGAGPAGLACAVTASERGHTVTLFDSADEVGGQLNVARRIPGKEEFDETLRYFRTRLAEEGVELRLGTTAAPGDLDGYDEVVLATGVEPRTPAIPGVGHPCVVGYLDVLRDGAAVGDRVAVIGAGGIGFDVAEFLTDGGDAASRDPEVFARQWGVDTAYADRGGLRTPERPRPPRSVWLIQRRAGKVGAGLGRTTGWIHRTELRHRGVTTIAGASYDLIDDEGLHLTVDGVRQVLPVDTVVLCAGQEPRRELYEALVAAGRRVRLIGGADVAAELDAKRAVQQGTELAAEL; this is encoded by the coding sequence ATGAGCCCCTACCCCGCCTTGCTGAGCCCGCTCGACCTCGGATTCACCACCCTGCCGAACCGGGTGCTGATGGGGTCGATGCACACCGGCCTGGAGGAGACCGAGCGCGGCTTCGAACGGATGGCGGCCTTCTACGCGGCCCGCGCCCGGGGAGGCGTGGGCCTCATGGTGACCGGTGGGATCGCCCCCGGCGAGCGTGCCTGCTCCTTCCCCGGCGGCGCGAAGATGACCACCGAGGCGGAGGCCGCGCAGCACGCCGAGGTCACGGCCGCCGTGCACGCGGCGGGCGGACGGATCGCGATGCAGGTCCTGCACTTCGGGCGGTACGCGCACCACCCGGACCTGGTGGCCCCGAGCGCGTTGAAGGCCCCGATCAGCGCTTTCACCCCGCACGCGCTCACCGATGACGAGGTCGAGGAGACCATCGAGGACTTCGTCCGGGCGGCGGAGCTGGCACGGCTCGCCGGGTACGACGGCGTCGAGATCATGGGTTCCGAGGGGTACCTGATCAACGAGTTCATCGTCTCGGCGACCAACCACCGCACCGACCGCTGGGGCGGGAGCTACGGGAACCGCATCCGCTTCCCCGTCGAGATCGTGCGCCGGGTCCGGGAGCGGGTCGGCAGCGACTTCATCCTGATCTACCGGCTCTCCATGCTGGACCTGGTGCCCGGGGGCTCCACGCTGGAGGAGGTCGTCCACCTCGCCCGCGAGGTGGAGGCGGCCGGTGCGACCATCATCAACACCGGCATCGGATGGCACGAGGCGCGCATCCCGACGATCGCCACGTCCGTCCCGCGCGGCGCCTTCAGCTGGGTGACGGAGAAGGTGCGCGGTGCGGTCTCCGTACCGCTGGTGACCAGCAACCGCATCAACACCCCCGAGGTAGCCGAGGAGATCCTCGCCTCGGGCCGGGCCGACATGGTCTCGATGGCCCGGCCCTTCCTCGCCGACCCGGACTTCGTCGCCAAGGCCGCCGAGGGGCGCGCCGACGCCATCAACACCTGCATCGGCTGCAACCAGGCATGTCTGGACCATGTCTTCAGCCTGAAGATCACCTCCTGCCTGGTGAACCCGCGGGCCTGCCACGAGACGGAGCTGGTGGTCTCACCGGCCCGCACCCGCAAGCGCGTCGCGGTGGTGGGCGCCGGGCCCGCCGGGCTGGCGTGCGCGGTCACGGCGTCCGAGCGCGGGCACACCGTGACCCTGTTCGACTCCGCGGACGAGGTCGGCGGCCAGCTGAACGTGGCCCGCCGGATACCCGGCAAGGAGGAGTTCGACGAGACGCTGCGCTATTTCCGTACCCGGCTGGCCGAGGAGGGCGTGGAGCTCCGGCTCGGTACCACCGCCGCCCCCGGGGACCTCGACGGGTACGACGAGGTCGTCCTGGCCACCGGCGTCGAACCCCGGACGCCCGCGATCCCCGGTGTCGGGCACCCCTGTGTGGTCGGTTATCTGGACGTGCTGCGGGACGGTGCGGCGGTCGGCGACCGGGTCGCCGTCATCGGCGCGGGCGGGATCGGGTTCGACGTCGCCGAGTTCCTGACGGACGGCGGGGACGCGGCGAGCCGGGACCCGGAGGTGTTCGCCCGGCAGTGGGGTGTGGACACGGCGTACGCGGACCGGGGCGGACTGCGTACGCCGGAGCGCCCCCGGCCGCCGCGCTCGGTGTGGCTGATCCAGCGCAGGGCCGGGAAGGTGGGGGCCGGGCTCGGCAGGACCACCGGGTGGATCCACCGCACCGAGCTGCGTCACCGCGGTGTGACGACGATCGCCGGCGCGTCCTACGACCTGATCGACGACGAGGGTCTGCATCTCACCGTCGACGGGGTCCGGCAGGTGCTGCCGGTGGACACGGTGGTGCTGTGCGCGGGCCAGGAACCGCGCCGTGAGCTGTACGAGGCGCTGGTGGCCGCCGGGCGGCGGGTGCGTCTGATCGGTGGTGCGGACGTCGCCGCGGAACTGGACGCCAAGCGTGCGGTCCAGCAGGGGACGGAACTCGCCGCGGAGCTGTGA